Proteins from a genomic interval of Haloplasma contractile SSD-17B:
- the thiI gene encoding tRNA uracil 4-sulfurtransferase ThiI, which yields MIYDRILVRYGEMTLKGKNQKLFLNRAISILKRKCKDLPKLEFYQTRNRFFIVLNGEHHNDVIERLNKVFGLYSYSLAAKCDSDINIIKALALDVMKKETNENRTFKVETKRPYKKFPLKSMEISREVGAHVLRNTENYSVDVHNPDITLKIEVRGNNTYVMTNDIMGLGGFPVGIGGKGLLMLSGGIDSPVAGYLAQKRGVEIEAIHFASPPYTSERSKQKVLDLTEKLAAYAPYNKIKVHVVPFTKLQKALYDHVPERYTMTIMRRMMYRIAEQVALKSESLIMVNGESIGQVASQTLHSMYSINHVTNMPVIRPVATMDKVEIMKIARAIDTYEISIRPYEDCCTVFVPERPETKPVVHKCEKYEASFDFKTLIEECVENTEIIEVKHGNKIHLEQNNECELNEIENLF from the coding sequence ATGATTTATGACAGAATATTAGTACGCTATGGAGAAATGACACTAAAGGGAAAAAATCAAAAACTTTTTTTAAATCGTGCAATTAGCATTTTAAAACGTAAATGCAAGGATTTACCTAAGCTAGAGTTTTATCAAACAAGAAATCGGTTCTTCATTGTTCTTAATGGGGAACACCATAATGATGTAATTGAGCGCTTAAATAAGGTGTTTGGACTTTATTCATATAGTTTAGCTGCTAAGTGCGATTCTGATATTAATATAATTAAAGCATTAGCACTAGATGTTATGAAAAAAGAAACAAATGAAAATCGCACGTTTAAAGTAGAAACAAAGCGTCCTTATAAGAAGTTTCCGCTTAAATCGATGGAAATCTCTCGTGAAGTGGGTGCCCATGTGTTAAGAAATACTGAAAATTACTCAGTGGATGTCCATAATCCAGATATCACATTAAAAATTGAGGTTCGTGGAAACAATACATATGTTATGACAAATGATATTATGGGACTAGGAGGTTTTCCTGTAGGAATAGGCGGTAAAGGTCTATTAATGTTATCAGGAGGTATAGACAGTCCTGTTGCAGGTTATTTAGCGCAAAAAAGAGGGGTTGAAATTGAAGCCATTCACTTTGCTTCTCCTCCTTATACTAGTGAGCGTTCGAAACAAAAAGTCCTAGATTTGACTGAAAAGTTAGCGGCATATGCACCATATAATAAAATCAAAGTGCATGTTGTGCCGTTTACAAAATTACAAAAGGCTTTATATGATCATGTTCCTGAACGCTACACAATGACAATTATGAGACGAATGATGTATCGAATTGCTGAACAGGTTGCGCTTAAAAGCGAATCACTTATTATGGTTAACGGAGAAAGTATAGGACAAGTAGCATCTCAGACATTACATAGTATGTATTCGATTAATCATGTAACAAATATGCCCGTGATTCGTCCTGTCGCTACGATGGACAAAGTAGAAATAATGAAAATCGCACGAGCAATTGATACATATGAAATTTCGATACGTCCATATGAAGATTGCTGTACTGTATTTGTTCCTGAAAGACCAGAAACAAAGCCAGTTGTTCATAAATGCGAAAAATATGAAGCATCGTTCGACTTTAAAACATTAATTGAGGAATGCGTAGAAAATACAGAAATAATTGAAGTGAAACACGGAAACAAAATTCATTTAGAACAAAATAATGAATGCGAATTAAATGAAATTGAGAATTTATTCTAA
- a CDS encoding alpha/beta-type small acid-soluble spore protein: MANRNTNKLVVPGAKQAIDQMKYEIANEFGVSLGADTTARQNGSVGGEITKRLVAMAQQQMGQGQNQGQ; encoded by the coding sequence ATGGCTAATCGTAATACAAACAAATTAGTTGTACCTGGTGCTAAACAAGCGATTGACCAAATGAAGTATGAAATCGCTAATGAATTTGGTGTATCATTAGGAGCAGATACAACTGCACGACAAAATGGTTCAGTTGGTGGAGAAATTACAAAACGTCTAGTTGCTATGGCTCAACAACAAATGGGTCAAGGTCAAAATCAAGGGCAATAA
- a CDS encoding bifunctional diguanylate cyclase/phosphodiesterase: protein MQHRKHSISRQYIKSALIFALLLIVTIVVQFMYGRTQTKINQTFFNDNDITVALNELEKINVELDRNFTLYIETSDQNYLDQYKKLLNTYKGSRERDYDFNVFLKNTHTPFETIYVNEVADYQHFFNENNKYLGFFPVKNLVGNQNDLIEKQQLILSNHRNGNQEHFEYESLLNEYYELNSQFNRNLVQSKGNLNDTSYELITTFSNTARITYILTGLSIVIIVLYSGYIIFNTYLKVLKPLKEGCTVVEAIKNGDENSRWTYRHNNEIKNLVNSFNNYVDYSQVSLKLVKEEFVKNKLSTDIGEINFIEFSNDFSYITINYSSKFIADNNINYQIKTYLVDDYMELIDPSDRTRFRDLFESLKTNDIKEQINVEYRIKYPNSQHKHWVSCRISPKQSDANNILGIQIDITKIKEIQHDLKESEERYRVIIENSSDIISRINHLGQLEYVSNSYCNLFGKSKNELIGKKIFDVTDTNTYEETDWINKLTRPPYQFTQEELVSTNNGYKYIEWINNSILNKNGKLDYIISIGRDITEFKHVQLKLKDREEQYRIIVENTNDLIIKVNKLGNIMYANNAYCQLFDKELDGLVDRSIYDFPAHSSNWFERIFEEPYQFDETVLIDTSNGKRWIRWQNKGILNSNGSLEYVVSIGHDITEYKKHHEMLKHIAIHDQLTGLLNRRGLFEKLDSLQKSSKLALFFIDIDNFKSINDFYSHELGDQLIIKIAERLSKLEEEGCIISRLSGDEFVLIHPNYHSEEQIITIKNEIQQTIASKFVVNEHEIYITASIGLSLYPDDTDDLYKLLSYADLAMYESKNTTKNNCFRFTKDIYTTMNQRFELINDLKVAIENREFKLVYQPILDLNSKHVEYIEALVRWDHKDKGLISPGQFLKIAEDIGVMTEIDSIVIDKSLSEFKELKESIQNTKRVVITINISPMKLLHNSFIAELTSKINEYNIDSNEVCIEINENTFMNNIEECAKQISELRKLGVQVALDDFGREYSSLSILDRVEFDIIKLDGLFVQNVKNERNRRIIKMLVDNSETFGEKVIVEGIETEEHDFQLRQLSCKLGQGFYYARPTTIDHVRKIILNHVQIKNTPNI, encoded by the coding sequence ATGCAACATAGAAAACACAGCATATCTAGACAATATATTAAATCTGCCTTAATATTTGCCTTGCTTTTAATCGTTACTATTGTAGTGCAATTCATGTATGGTAGAACTCAAACGAAAATTAATCAAACATTTTTTAATGATAATGATATAACAGTTGCATTGAATGAATTAGAGAAAATTAATGTTGAACTAGACCGAAACTTCACTTTATACATAGAAACAAGTGATCAAAATTATCTTGATCAATACAAAAAACTGCTGAATACTTATAAAGGGAGTAGGGAACGTGACTATGATTTTAATGTGTTTCTGAAGAACACACATACTCCATTCGAGACTATATATGTTAATGAAGTAGCGGATTATCAACATTTTTTTAATGAAAACAATAAATATTTAGGTTTTTTTCCAGTTAAGAATCTTGTAGGAAATCAGAATGACTTGATTGAAAAGCAACAGCTTATTCTTTCAAATCATCGGAATGGGAATCAAGAACACTTCGAATATGAGAGTTTATTAAATGAATACTATGAACTTAATAGTCAATTTAATCGTAATCTTGTGCAGTCTAAAGGGAACTTAAATGACACTAGTTATGAACTCATTACAACATTTTCGAATACGGCGAGAATTACTTATATTTTGACGGGATTATCAATTGTCATTATTGTTTTATATAGTGGTTATATTATATTTAATACTTATTTAAAAGTTTTAAAACCACTTAAAGAAGGATGTACCGTAGTTGAAGCCATTAAAAATGGTGACGAAAACTCACGATGGACATACAGACATAATAATGAGATAAAAAATCTTGTCAATAGTTTTAATAATTACGTTGATTATTCTCAAGTTAGTTTAAAGTTAGTAAAAGAAGAATTTGTTAAAAACAAACTGAGTACCGATATAGGTGAGATTAATTTCATTGAATTTTCTAATGATTTTAGCTATATAACCATTAATTATAGCAGTAAATTCATTGCGGATAACAATATTAATTACCAGATTAAAACATACCTTGTAGACGACTACATGGAGTTGATTGATCCATCCGACCGTACTCGATTTAGAGACTTATTTGAATCACTAAAAACGAATGATATCAAGGAACAAATAAACGTTGAATATCGTATAAAGTATCCGAACAGTCAACACAAACATTGGGTTTCATGTCGTATATCGCCAAAACAATCGGATGCTAATAACATACTTGGTATTCAAATTGATATAACTAAAATAAAAGAAATACAACATGACTTGAAAGAAAGTGAAGAACGATATCGTGTTATTATTGAAAATTCTTCTGACATAATTTCTAGGATTAATCATTTAGGTCAATTAGAGTATGTAAGTAATTCATATTGTAATTTGTTTGGAAAGAGTAAGAACGAGTTAATTGGAAAAAAAATATTTGATGTTACGGATACAAATACATATGAAGAAACAGATTGGATTAATAAATTGACAAGGCCACCTTACCAATTTACACAAGAAGAATTAGTTAGTACTAATAATGGATACAAATATATAGAATGGATCAATAATTCAATTTTAAATAAAAATGGAAAACTTGACTATATCATTTCAATTGGTCGGGACATTACAGAATTTAAACATGTTCAATTAAAGTTAAAAGATCGAGAAGAACAATATAGAATTATAGTGGAAAATACAAATGACTTAATCATTAAAGTCAATAAGCTAGGAAATATTATGTACGCTAATAATGCGTATTGTCAATTATTTGATAAAGAATTAGATGGATTAGTGGATCGTTCCATTTATGATTTCCCGGCACATTCATCAAACTGGTTTGAACGCATTTTTGAAGAACCGTATCAATTTGATGAAACCGTCTTAATAGATACTTCTAACGGAAAAAGATGGATTAGATGGCAAAACAAAGGGATTTTAAATTCTAATGGTAGCCTCGAATATGTAGTTAGTATCGGCCATGATATAACTGAGTACAAAAAACATCATGAAATGCTAAAACATATTGCGATTCATGACCAGCTTACAGGATTATTAAACCGAAGAGGTTTATTTGAAAAACTAGATTCCTTACAAAAAAGTTCTAAATTAGCTCTATTCTTTATCGACATCGATAACTTTAAATCGATTAATGATTTTTACAGTCATGAATTAGGAGATCAGTTAATAATAAAAATAGCTGAGCGACTGTCTAAGTTAGAAGAAGAAGGATGTATCATTAGTCGTTTATCCGGTGATGAGTTTGTACTAATCCATCCTAACTATCATTCAGAAGAACAAATTATCACGATAAAAAATGAAATCCAACAGACAATTGCTTCTAAATTTGTAGTTAATGAACATGAAATCTATATTACAGCAAGTATTGGTTTATCGTTATATCCTGATGATACAGATGATTTGTATAAATTATTATCCTATGCGGACTTAGCGATGTATGAATCGAAAAACACCACAAAAAATAACTGTTTTAGATTCACTAAGGATATTTATACGACGATGAATCAACGCTTTGAATTAATTAATGATTTAAAAGTTGCAATTGAAAATCGTGAGTTCAAACTTGTCTATCAACCGATTCTAGATTTAAATAGTAAACATGTAGAATATATTGAGGCACTAGTGAGATGGGATCATAAAGATAAAGGCCTCATATCACCTGGTCAATTCTTGAAAATCGCAGAAGACATTGGAGTAATGACAGAGATTGATAGTATCGTCATTGATAAGTCATTAAGCGAATTTAAAGAACTAAAAGAGTCGATTCAAAATACTAAACGTGTTGTTATAACGATTAATATCTCTCCTATGAAACTGTTGCATAATTCATTTATTGCCGAGCTAACCTCTAAAATTAATGAATATAATATCGATTCAAATGAGGTATGTATTGAAATCAATGAAAATACCTTCATGAATAATATAGAAGAATGTGCTAAACAGATTTCGGAGTTACGTAAACTAGGAGTCCAGGTTGCATTAGATGATTTTGGACGTGAATATTCATCATTATCGATATTAGATCGTGTGGAATTTGACATCATAAAACTAGATGGATTATTTGTTCAAAATGTAAAAAATGAGCGAAATAGACGAATCATCAAAATGCTTGTAGATAATTCGGAAACGTTTGGAGAAAAAGTAATTGTTGAAGGGATCGAAACTGAAGAGCATGACTTCCAATTAAGACAACTAAGCTGCAAACTAGGACAAGGTTTTTATTATGCTCGACCGACTACGATTGACCATGTGAGAAAAATCATACTAAATCATGTTCAAATTAAAAATACTCCTAACATTTAA
- a CDS encoding septation ring formation regulator EzrA, producing the protein MLEVIDRIIYNINKMNVDVIVTKSIEDKLNSIFGNTNNLAYFIIGIGFLIFIGFIILLIVRNGKRKKFRNKLDELKGRVAKLRNHDLFEDVNKYEKLRSDKKVGLLVLKWKKSLEELIKEIDAQNSMLDVLEDALYTRNYDYFETLYYDILKDVEQLNDKIIGFTDELKEYIDTAIDSRKYVDKYFENFNTCKKEFLENKSNYNGSCDHIHQFLEQTDEKFMVCRQFIEDVEYEEADELAIEISRDIKFLEIIIDSLPKYYKTINEQIIPEFENLESITSNYDDEEFALLGENFKEQFNAYRKKIISIKSNIDQLEIREIDYELEDLISFIETVNNKFREEMKIKNGIGETLKVQIEDIEKLHDKAKHYSAIFNIVKGAYNITDNDIAEINEINNDTTHIQDKIMNINEAFNAKTKSYNDINDLLEESELDLEKISSKLDSKLVIINEIFDDEKKAEEKIKKLKEKIDGTKKYVNHANLLNRDEHLTKISDLNKEITTLFKLLSRFPIDIIKLNKLLEKTSAKLENTTKEINSITYKAMLSEYAYIYANRYFNNNESDEHNKYKTDLIQVENAFNNGDYQKAFDRIMSLLSKVNPEMKKEIIEKFQNKFSEMFN; encoded by the coding sequence ATGTTAGAGGTAATAGACCGTATAATCTATAACATAAATAAAATGAATGTGGATGTAATAGTTACAAAGAGTATTGAAGATAAGTTAAATAGTATTTTTGGAAACACGAATAATTTAGCATACTTTATCATAGGGATTGGGTTTTTAATCTTTATAGGATTTATTATCTTACTGATTGTACGTAACGGAAAACGTAAAAAGTTTCGTAATAAGTTAGACGAACTAAAGGGTAGGGTAGCTAAGTTAAGAAATCATGACTTATTTGAAGACGTAAATAAATATGAAAAATTACGTTCTGATAAAAAAGTTGGACTGCTAGTACTAAAGTGGAAAAAGTCTTTAGAAGAATTAATCAAAGAAATTGATGCTCAAAATAGTATGTTAGATGTATTAGAGGATGCACTATATACAAGAAACTATGATTATTTTGAGACCCTATATTATGATATTTTGAAGGATGTAGAACAACTTAATGACAAAATAATTGGTTTTACGGATGAACTTAAAGAATATATAGATACTGCTATTGACAGTAGAAAATATGTTGATAAGTATTTTGAGAATTTTAACACATGTAAAAAAGAATTTTTAGAGAACAAATCTAACTATAATGGTTCTTGTGACCATATCCATCAATTTTTGGAGCAAACGGATGAAAAATTTATGGTGTGTAGGCAATTTATAGAAGATGTTGAATACGAAGAAGCTGATGAGTTAGCGATTGAAATCTCTAGAGATATCAAGTTTCTAGAAATTATAATAGATTCACTTCCTAAATATTATAAAACAATAAATGAACAAATAATACCTGAGTTTGAAAATTTAGAATCAATTACATCTAACTATGATGATGAAGAATTCGCTCTACTCGGTGAGAATTTTAAAGAACAATTTAATGCTTACCGTAAGAAAATTATATCTATTAAATCAAATATAGATCAATTAGAAATCAGGGAGATTGATTATGAATTAGAGGACCTGATTTCATTCATAGAAACTGTTAATAATAAGTTTAGGGAAGAAATGAAAATTAAAAATGGTATAGGTGAAACGTTGAAAGTGCAAATTGAAGACATCGAGAAATTACACGATAAAGCAAAACACTATTCAGCTATTTTCAACATAGTAAAAGGTGCTTACAATATAACTGATAACGATATCGCTGAAATTAATGAAATTAATAATGATACAACACATATTCAAGATAAAATAATGAATATAAATGAAGCCTTTAACGCTAAAACAAAATCATATAATGACATTAATGATCTGTTAGAAGAATCTGAACTTGATTTAGAAAAGATTTCAAGCAAACTGGACTCTAAATTAGTTATTATTAATGAAATTTTTGATGATGAAAAGAAGGCGGAAGAAAAAATCAAAAAATTAAAAGAAAAAATTGACGGAACTAAAAAGTATGTTAACCATGCTAATTTATTGAATCGTGATGAACATTTAACAAAAATATCAGATTTAAATAAAGAAATTACGACTTTGTTTAAACTTTTAAGTCGTTTTCCTATTGATATTATTAAGTTAAATAAACTTCTTGAAAAAACTAGTGCCAAGCTTGAGAACACTACAAAAGAAATTAATAGCATAACGTATAAGGCCATGTTGTCTGAGTACGCCTATATCTATGCAAATCGATATTTTAATAATAATGAATCAGATGAGCATAATAAGTACAAAACTGATCTTATTCAGGTAGAAAATGCGTTTAATAATGGTGATTATCAAAAAGCATTTGATCGCATCATGTCATTACTTTCGAAGGTCAATCCAGAAATGAAAAAAGAAATCATTGAAAAATTCCAAAATAAATTCTCTGAAATGTTTAATTAA
- a CDS encoding cysteine desulfurase family protein, translating to MIYLDYTSTTPPREEVLETYNIVSKKYWGNPSALHNFGAEAEHLLKKSRSQILEVLNLKNYEVALTSCATEANNLAIKGVCNQHKWRGRHVITTSIEHASVYSVFRELEENGFDVTYLPVNRDGRISVEDLKKALRKDTILVSIMHVNNEVGTIMPIEEIGQVLKNYPKIIFHADIVQSLGKINVDLETYKVDLASMSAHKIYGLKGTGALFYRKGLELAPQITGGPQEKKLRAGTTDTASAVSLAKAIRLIMEERDSNYDYVLGLNKKVRSILESCDGVVINTPEEAASPFILNFSVQGIKPETFVHALGERGIYVSTKSACSSKSSKPSRILKAMGLPKEISNYSIRISLSHLTTNQQIDTLEKELPQLIHALK from the coding sequence ATGATCTATTTAGATTATACATCTACAACTCCTCCTAGAGAAGAAGTGTTAGAGACATATAACATTGTATCAAAAAAGTATTGGGGTAATCCGAGTGCACTGCACAACTTTGGAGCAGAGGCAGAACACCTTTTAAAAAAGTCGCGTTCACAAATATTAGAGGTGTTAAACCTCAAAAATTATGAAGTCGCTCTTACATCGTGTGCTACTGAAGCTAATAATTTAGCCATCAAAGGTGTTTGCAATCAACATAAATGGCGTGGAAGACATGTGATTACGACTAGTATTGAACATGCTTCTGTATACAGTGTATTTAGAGAATTAGAAGAAAATGGATTTGATGTTACGTATTTACCTGTGAATCGTGACGGACGAATATCGGTAGAGGATCTTAAGAAAGCTTTGCGAAAAGATACAATTTTAGTATCGATTATGCATGTGAATAATGAGGTAGGTACCATTATGCCAATTGAAGAGATTGGTCAAGTCCTAAAGAACTATCCAAAAATTATTTTCCATGCAGATATAGTTCAATCATTAGGTAAGATTAATGTAGACCTCGAAACATATAAAGTTGACTTAGCATCAATGTCAGCTCACAAAATTTATGGCTTAAAAGGAACTGGTGCCTTATTTTATCGTAAAGGTCTTGAATTGGCCCCTCAAATAACAGGTGGACCACAGGAAAAAAAACTGCGAGCAGGAACAACCGATACCGCAAGTGCAGTAAGTTTAGCGAAAGCAATACGTTTGATTATGGAAGAGAGAGACTCAAACTATGATTACGTATTAGGGCTTAATAAAAAGGTGCGCAGCATCTTAGAGTCATGTGACGGTGTTGTTATTAATACACCCGAAGAAGCGGCTTCCCCATTTATTTTAAATTTTTCAGTTCAGGGGATAAAACCTGAGACTTTCGTTCATGCTTTGGGTGAAAGAGGAATCTATGTATCCACTAAATCTGCATGTTCTTCTAAATCATCAAAACCAAGTCGAATTTTAAAGGCTATGGGACTACCTAAAGAGATATCAAATTATTCTATTCGAATCAGTTTATCACACTTGACAACAAACCAGCAAATTGATACGTTAGAGAAAGAATTACCACAACTAATACATGCATTAAAATAA
- a CDS encoding GAF domain-containing protein, producing MFQSIKYPSDEKKAYELLNKQFKHLIEGEDDLIANLSNASALLNFFLKDINWVGFYLNKNEQLVLGPFQGLPACIRIPLKQGVCGYAARTKKTVIVDDVHCFPGHIACDSQTNSEIVIPMLDQNQNLIGVLDIDSPKLSRFSATDRLYLEEFVTILMSQLKM from the coding sequence ATGTTTCAATCAATAAAATATCCAAGTGATGAAAAAAAAGCATATGAGCTATTAAATAAGCAATTTAAACATCTAATCGAAGGCGAAGACGATTTGATTGCAAATTTATCAAATGCTTCAGCTCTTCTTAATTTCTTTTTAAAGGATATCAACTGGGTTGGTTTTTACCTTAATAAAAATGAACAACTTGTACTAGGACCATTTCAAGGGCTTCCTGCATGCATTCGAATCCCTCTTAAGCAGGGTGTCTGTGGATATGCAGCAAGAACTAAAAAAACGGTAATAGTGGACGACGTACATTGTTTCCCAGGCCATATAGCGTGCGACAGTCAAACGAATTCAGAAATTGTCATTCCTATGTTAGATCAAAATCAAAATTTAATTGGAGTTTTAGATATAGATAGTCCTAAGTTATCACGATTTAGTGCTACAGACAGACTCTACTTAGAAGAATTCGTGACAATTCTAATGAGTCAACTTAAAATGTAA
- the adhE gene encoding bifunctional acetaldehyde-CoA/alcohol dehydrogenase translates to MTNVNVTTVEELQEQINEIRKAQQEFASFTQEQVDQLFFKAAMAINEKRIPLAKLAVDETGMGLLEDKVIKNHYASEYIYNKYRDTKTCGTIEEDLSAGVMKLAEPVGVIGAIIPTTNPTSTAAFKALMAIKTRNGIMFSPHPRAKNCTIKTAQIIREVIEKAGAPKNLISWITQPSLELTNELMKESDLILATGGPGMVKAAYSSGTPAIGVGAGNCPVIFHKTTKVEMAVNSLLLSKTFDNGVICASEQSIIVDQSIYTSVKKELSKRGALILNKKQKELLSETLIIDGRLNPKVVGQPAWKIAELAGFEVAKDTKVLVGEVTDPTLNEPFAHEKLSVVLAMYKSKSHDEAIEKAEILVNHSGLGHTAAIYADELVAEDDINRFVSRMRTTTVLINQPTAHGGIGDLFNFALAPSLTLGCGSMGNNSVSENVGPQHLLNIKTVTKRRENMLWFKLPKKTYYKFGSLPVALQDLDYEGKKRAFIVTDQVLFDLGYTNHITQELEKYGIQYQIFTDVQPDPTLSNAKSGAKAMEQFKPDTIIALGGGSAMDAAKIMWVLYEHPETNFEDLAMRFMDIRKRVYRFPRLGQKASLVCVATSAGTGSEVTPFSVITDDETGIKYPLADYELTPDMAIVDPALMLSMPKSLTAASGIDVLTHALESLVSVLATEYTIPLSLESAKLVFDYLPESYNGGREAMVAKEKMANASCIAGMAFSNAFLGICHSMAHKLGAAFKIPHGIANAMLMNEVIRFNATDAPFKMGTFAQYETPQAIERYAKFVNYLGLGAGKSDVEKVDILINEINKLKEALNIPLSIKDWGIDEEAFLNRVESLALEAFDDQCTSANPRYPLIEDMKQIFINAYYGK, encoded by the coding sequence ATGACAAATGTAAACGTAACAACAGTAGAAGAGTTACAAGAACAAATTAATGAAATAAGAAAAGCACAACAAGAGTTTGCATCATTTACTCAAGAGCAAGTAGATCAATTATTTTTCAAAGCTGCGATGGCTATTAATGAAAAACGTATACCACTTGCGAAATTAGCAGTAGATGAGACCGGAATGGGATTATTAGAAGATAAGGTTATTAAAAATCACTATGCTTCAGAATATATCTATAATAAATATCGTGACACTAAAACATGTGGAACTATAGAAGAGGATTTATCTGCAGGTGTTATGAAACTTGCTGAACCAGTTGGTGTCATAGGAGCAATCATCCCTACAACTAATCCAACATCAACAGCTGCATTTAAGGCACTAATGGCAATTAAAACAAGAAATGGTATTATGTTCTCTCCACATCCACGTGCTAAAAACTGTACGATCAAAACTGCGCAAATTATTCGAGAAGTAATTGAAAAAGCAGGAGCACCTAAAAATCTAATTTCATGGATTACACAGCCAAGTTTAGAATTAACAAATGAATTGATGAAAGAATCAGACTTAATTTTAGCAACAGGTGGACCAGGGATGGTGAAAGCCGCTTATTCTTCAGGTACACCAGCTATTGGAGTAGGAGCAGGAAATTGCCCGGTTATTTTCCATAAAACGACAAAAGTTGAAATGGCAGTTAACTCGTTATTACTTTCAAAAACATTTGATAATGGTGTGATTTGTGCTTCTGAGCAATCCATTATTGTAGATCAATCAATCTATACAAGTGTAAAGAAAGAATTATCGAAGCGTGGCGCTTTAATCTTAAATAAAAAACAAAAAGAATTATTGAGTGAAACGTTAATTATAGATGGTCGCTTAAATCCTAAGGTTGTAGGACAACCAGCATGGAAAATAGCAGAATTAGCAGGATTTGAAGTTGCCAAAGATACAAAAGTACTTGTAGGAGAAGTTACTGATCCTACACTAAATGAACCATTTGCTCATGAGAAGTTATCAGTTGTTCTTGCAATGTATAAATCAAAATCTCATGATGAAGCAATAGAAAAAGCAGAAATACTAGTTAACCATAGTGGGCTAGGGCACACTGCAGCAATTTATGCTGACGAGTTGGTAGCGGAAGATGATATTAATCGCTTTGTGTCTCGTATGAGAACTACAACTGTACTAATTAATCAACCAACTGCACATGGAGGTATAGGAGATTTATTTAACTTTGCATTAGCTCCTTCATTAACACTCGGATGTGGATCAATGGGGAATAACTCTGTTTCAGAAAATGTAGGTCCACAACATCTATTAAACATAAAAACCGTTACGAAGAGGAGAGAAAATATGCTTTGGTTTAAACTTCCTAAGAAAACATACTATAAATTTGGATCACTTCCTGTAGCACTACAAGATTTAGATTATGAAGGAAAGAAACGTGCATTTATTGTAACCGATCAAGTATTATTTGATTTAGGATATACAAATCATATTACTCAAGAGTTAGAAAAATATGGAATTCAATATCAGATTTTTACTGATGTACAACCAGATCCAACATTATCGAATGCAAAAAGTGGAGCTAAGGCTATGGAACAATTTAAGCCTGATACAATTATCGCGCTAGGTGGAGGTTCAGCAATGGACGCTGCCAAAATTATGTGGGTATTATACGAACATCCTGAGACAAACTTTGAAGATTTAGCAATGCGATTCATGGACATTAGAAAACGTGTCTATCGTTTCCCACGTTTAGGTCAGAAAGCTAGTTTAGTTTGTGTTGCTACAAGTGCAGGAACTGGATCAGAAGTTACTCCATTCTCTGTAATTACTGATGATGAAACAGGAATCAAGTATCCCCTTGCCGACTATGAATTAACTCCTGACATGGCGATTGTAGATCCCGCGCTAATGTTATCAATGCCTAAATCATTAACGGCAGCATCTGGTATAGATGTCTTAACACATGCTCTTGAATCTTTAGTATCAGTATTAGCGACTGAATATACAATCCCACTTTCACTAGAATCTGCAAAATTAGTATTTGATTATTTACCAGAATCATATAATGGTGGACGTGAAGCAATGGTAGCGAAAGAAAAAATGGCAAACGCTTCATGTATCGCTGGTATGGCCTTCTCAAATGCATTTTTAGGAATTTGTCACTCAATGGCGCATAAATTAGGAGCAGCATTTAAAATCCCTCATGGTATAGCAAACGCAATGCTGATGAATGAAGTAATCCGATTTAATGCAACGGATGCACCATTTAAAATGGGAACATTTGCTCAATATGAAACACCTCAAGCTATAGAACGTTATGCTAAGTTTGTAAATTACTTGGGACTTGGTGCAGGGAAATCTGATGTAGAAAAAGTTGACATTTTAATTAATGAAATCAATAAATTAAAAGAAGCATTAAATATTCCGTTATCAATTAAAGATTGGGGAATTGATGAGGAAGCATTCCTAAATCGTGTTGAAAGTTTAGCTTTAGAGGCGTTTGATGATCAATGTACAAGTGCCAACCCACGCTATCCATTAATTGAAGATATGAAACAAATCTTTATAAATGCCTACTACGGGAAGTAG